A genome region from Clostridia bacterium includes the following:
- a CDS encoding DUF6106 family protein: MDIFIEKIVARKKDIKDTLFNIGIVLAVLIISFILMMIPFVQNFILFLFAGMVFGAYYLITSRNIEYEYIVTNSDIDIDRIIARRKRKRVFSGNCKEFDIVAKVSSDKYSNEVKSIRKRMELASSIDSPDVYFLTTSYKGEKTVVFFEPDKRMLNAFKAYIPRKVFE; this comes from the coding sequence ATGGATATATTTATAGAGAAAATTGTAGCAAGGAAAAAGGATATTAAGGATACTCTTTTTAATATAGGTATTGTTTTGGCAGTACTGATAATCAGTTTTATTTTGATGATGATACCATTTGTCCAGAACTTTATTCTGTTTTTGTTTGCCGGTATGGTTTTTGGTGCGTATTATCTGATAACTTCAAGAAATATTGAGTATGAATACATAGTTACCAATAGTGATATTGATATTGACAGGATTATTGCGCGAAGGAAACGTAAAAGAGTATTCAGCGGAAACTGCAAAGAGTTTGATATAGTTGCAAAGGTAAGCAGTGATAAGTACAGCAATGAAGTGAAAAGCATCAGGAAGAGAATGGAATTGGCAAGTTCCATAGATTCTCCGGATGTTTACTTCCTGACAACCAGCTATAAAGGAGAGAAAACAGTTGTTTTTTTTGAGCCTGACAAAAGAATGTTAAATGCTTTTAAGGCTTATATACCCAGAAAAGTATTTGAATAG
- a CDS encoding PilZ domain-containing protein — translation MKITIIKPDELCEVMQHLNILKVKFGPMDTWIIAPMLFATEESVDIVVNLDSTSVFNIEDEVIIKFQRFGYEYIVSGKVAYKGSGQPVVITVKLIMAQRYFNLRKYMRFDTNLKVTLEVKDRLIESIAKNISRGGAMVVSGADIELNSLISIKITFTSQNSFTATARVLRKSVDGEKGFSYGIQFVEISEDNNKIFNKEILKYEREYLKTLDILKEYTNKNDSYFDAKISILCYDADESYEIREILVKIGAENFEIFHNFKFYSDFFSEEKPKVVVIDTDNLNDEIAEMLQQLTLGFPDIQIMLLIPLGDQETEESGNIVPKGVSVLYKPLIYNEFEKEMLKYL, via the coding sequence ATGAAGATTACTATAATAAAGCCTGATGAGTTATGTGAAGTAATGCAGCATTTGAATATCTTAAAGGTGAAATTCGGCCCGATGGATACATGGATTATTGCTCCAATGCTTTTTGCAACGGAAGAAAGTGTTGACATAGTTGTAAATCTGGATAGCACAAGTGTATTTAATATAGAAGATGAGGTCATTATTAAGTTCCAGAGGTTCGGATATGAGTATATAGTAAGCGGAAAGGTTGCATACAAGGGATCAGGCCAGCCTGTAGTAATTACCGTAAAGCTGATAATGGCGCAGCGGTATTTCAACTTGAGAAAGTATATGAGGTTTGATACAAATCTTAAAGTAACGCTGGAAGTTAAAGACCGGTTGATTGAAAGTATAGCAAAGAATATAAGCCGCGGCGGAGCAATGGTAGTATCCGGAGCGGATATCGAGCTGAATTCCCTTATAAGTATCAAAATAACCTTTACATCGCAAAACAGTTTTACTGCAACAGCAAGAGTTTTAAGAAAGTCTGTGGATGGAGAAAAGGGATTCAGCTATGGTATACAGTTCGTTGAGATATCCGAAGATAATAATAAAATTTTTAATAAAGAAATATTGAAGTATGAGAGAGAATATCTGAAGACACTTGATATATTAAAAGAGTATACGAATAAGAATGATTCATATTTTGATGCAAAGATTTCTATTCTTTGCTATGATGCAGATGAGAGCTATGAGATCAGGGAAATCCTTGTGAAAATAGGTGCAGAGAATTTTGAAATATTTCACAATTTTAAGTTTTATTCCGATTTCTTTTCAGAAGAAAAGCCAAAGGTTGTTGTGATTGATACGGATAACCTGAATGATGAAATAGCAGAAATGCTTCAGCAACTGACACTGGGCTTTCCGGACATACAAATCATGCTTCTGATACCTTTAGGAGACCAGGAAACAGAGGAGAGCGGAAACATAGTTCCAAAAGGAGTAAGTGTATTATACAAACCTCTTATTTACAATGAGTTTGAAAAGGAAATGCTAAAATACCTGTAG